The Oncorhynchus masou masou isolate Uvic2021 chromosome 2, UVic_Omas_1.1, whole genome shotgun sequence genomic sequence acaccagacgggctgcggcgttctggatgagttgtagggtttaatggcacaggcagggagcccagccaacagcgagttgcagtaatccagacgggagatgacaagtgcctggattaggacctgcgccgcttcctgtgtgaggcaactctgcggatgttgtagagcatgaacctacaggaacgggccaccgccttgatgttagttgagaacgacatggtgttgtccaggatcacgccaaggttcttagcgctctgggaggaggacacaatggagttgtcaaccgtgatggcgagatcatggaacgggcagtccttccccgggaggaagagcagctccgtcttgccgaggttcagcttgaggtggtgatccgtcatccacactgccagacatgcagagatgcgattcgccacctggtcatcagaagggggaaaggagaagattaattgtgtgtcgtctgcatagcaatgataggagagaccatgtgaggttatgacagagccaagtgacttggtgtatagcgagaataggagagggcctagaacagagccctgggggacaccagtggtgagagcgcgtggcgaggagacagattctcgccacgccacctggtaggagcgacctgtcaggtaggacgcaatccaagcgtgggccgcgccggagatgcccaactcggagagggtggagaggaggatctgatggttcacagtgtcgaaggcagccgataggtctagaaggatgagagcagaggagagagagttagctttagcagtgcggagcgcctccatgatacagagaagagcagtctcagttgaatgactagtcttgaaacctgactgatttggatcaagaaggtcattctgagagagatagcgggagagctggccaaggacggcacgttcaagagttttggagagaaaagaaagaagggatactggtctgtagttgttgacatcggagggatcgagtgtagtttttttcagaaggggtgcaactctcgctctcttgaagacggaagggacgtagccagcggtcagggatgagttgatgagcgaggtgaggtaagggagaaggtctccggaaatggtctggagaagagaggaggggatagggtcaagcgggcaggttgttgggcggccggccgtcacaagaagcgagatttcatctggagagagagggagaaagaggtcagagcacagggtagggcagtgtgaacagaaccagcggtgtcgtttgacttagcaaacgaggatcggatgtcgtcgaccttcttttcaaaatggttgacgaagtcatctgcagagagggaggagggggagggggaggaggattcaggagggaggagaaggtggcaaagagcttcctagggttagaggcagatgcttggaatttagagtggtagaaagtggctttagcagcagagacagaggaggaaaatgtagagaggagggagtgaaaggatgccaggtccgcagggaggcgagttttcctccatttccgctcggctgcccggagccctgttctgtgagctcgcaatgagtcgtcgagccacggagcgggaggggaggaccgagccggcctggaggataggggacatagagagtcaaaggatgcagaaagggaagagaggagggttgaggaggcagaatcaggagataggttggagaaggtttgagcagagggaagagatgataggatggaagagggagagagtagcgggggagagagagcgaaggttgggacggcgcgataccatccgagtaggggcagtgtgggaagtgttggatgagagcgagagggaaaaggatacaaggtagtggtcggagacttggaggggagttgcaatgaggttagtggaagaacagcatctagtaaagatgaggtcgagcgtattgcctgccttgtgagtaatgggggaaggtgagagggtgaggtcaaagaggagaggagtggaaagaaggaggcagagaggaatgagtcaaaggtagacgtggggaggttaaagtcgcccaggactgtgagaggtgagccgtcctcaggaaaggagcttatcaaggcatcaagctcattgatgaactctccgagggaacctggagggcgataaatgataaggatgttaagcttgaaagggctggtaactgtgacagcatggaattcaaaggacgcgatagacagatgggtaaggggagaaagagagaatgaccacttgctagctggcagtggctgcgttgttgacactacactaatcaagtcgttccgtcgagtgtaatagtttctatagtgctgctattcgggggctagctggctagctagcagtgttgattacgttacgttacgttaaaagaacgacaatagctggctagctaacctagaaaatcgctctagactacacaattgtcttagatacaaagacggctatgtagctagctagctacgatcaaacaaatcaaaccgttgtactgtaatgaagtgaaatgaaaatgtgatactaccggtggagcgaagcggaatgttgaccgggttgttgaagttctattcggtagacgttggctagctgttggctagctagctagcagtatctcctacgttaaggacgacaaatagctggctagctaacctcagtaaattaagataatcactctaagtctacacactctaaactacacaattatcttggatacgaagacagcaaagacaactatgtagctagctaacactacactaatcgagtcgttcagttgagtgtaatagtttctacagtgctagtagacggtggacgttagctagctgctgggcagatagcagtgtagactacgttaggacgacgaaatacgataattacgcaattatctttgatacaaagacggctatgtagctagctaagaagaaattgctaagattagacaaatcaaaccgttgtactataatgaaatgtaatgaaaagttatactacctgcggaccgaagtgtagatgcgaccgctcgctgcaacccggaaccggaaacagTAAAGGGATGTgcgatggggctggagaaatgaaaccactttcaaAATGATAGagttatggatgcaaggactgaccatccatggaattaaaatgatagttttaaccatgttttgaggctatacagtttttgtttacattgttaacaaacaatggagtaaaacaatACTTTTGGGGGGaatctgatggggtacaacagttaaACTAAGGTCATGAGGCAATACATAAATAGATTGAAAAGTTGTTGACAAGCAGCCAGCAGCCAGTCCTCCAGACGACAACAGATGACTGTGTATCTGTTAATACGTGGTCAAAGGTTTGAGGACAGTGAAGGTCAAATGCGTAAACATGATAAATGATTGCATTCTGAAGAAACAAATCTATGAATTAAACTTTTGACGGGATTGTATCACTGCCGAGGAGTCATTCAAACTGAAAGATGTAAAGTTTCAAGTAGCTTTTAAGTTGGCGTAACAGACCCTGCCTAACAAAGAAAGTCCATGGCCATCTTGCCTGACTCCACTACACTATTTACGTAGATAGAGAGACTCCTCAATGGGAGCATGAAATACAATGAACTCATATGACTCAGAGCAATGGATTGGAAATTGGAAAATATTTAACAAATGAATGACGTCCAGAGTTATGAAATTCCTGTAGGTGACTTGTTGATCTAAGGAGGTTTTGAATGTTATATGATCACAGATGACTCAGGCATGAGTCACCTGGTTCAAAGGGACAGTTCTAATCCTCTGATTGGCAATCAGTAAACCTTTGTTGATTCCCTATTGAATAGCAGCGATTGAATCCACATGAATAGTTTGAAACATTCGTGACTAAGACCTTTGTATAGACAGACAAAACTATCCTGTGCTGCAGCGAAAGTAGAGAGGATGCCGAATGCGTAGTACAGCAACGTGAAAGTGCAACCATACAGAGAACAGCTGAAGAGTAAAGGCTGGCAACAGTGCACCGACTCGTCTCTTTCTCCTGCTTTAAAAACATTTTACTGCAGTGGACCAAATCTGTGTCACaaagagtgtttcttggtagtcaaACAAACCTACTTCGAAACAAAAGTACCACTCTTAGGAGTGGAGTAGTTTGTTCATAACCATCCTCCTTTTTGAGGCCACTACagtaggtcatttgactgcaggaaagggctacagctggaatccttaattggtgaaactgccacgtctgcttgggatattacaacaacaaagaagcaAACAACCGACACTGTTTTTTCccctctgacatcattccaataATTTGACGACGCTGCCGGAggcttctctcctctgtttcaaCAACAAATCAAAAACAATAACTAAAAATACAGGTTTgtccctcagatcctcaagaagttctatagctgcaccattgagagtatcttgactggctgtttcaccgtctggtatggcaactgcactgccctcgACCACAATGTTCTACAGAGGGTGatgtggacagcccagtacatcaacgGGGCCGAACTCCATGCcgtccaggacctttataccaggcggtgtctaAGGAAGGCCCAGGAAATTgccaaagacttcagccacccaagccatggaCTGTTCTCTGTGCTACTGTcaggcaagcggtaccagagcaacGGGTCTCAgaccaacaggctccgagacagcttctaTCTTGAAAGCAATTAGACTGCTGAATAGCTAAtcaatggctacccggactatctgtaTGGACTACCTGCACTGACTCTACCTGCACTGGCTATATACACACTTACAGGtctctatccacacacacactcacgtgtaCTGATGccacatacacacgcatgcaatcacacactcacacatacacccaTCATATACTCTGCTGCTACTTTTCACTCTTATTATTATATCCTGATTCCTAGTCACGTTACCCCTGCCTACACGTACATATTTACCTCAATTACCACATATCGCTGAATGTTATATGGTATTGGTACTCCTTGTACTccttgtacagtatatagcttCATGcttgtgggagggagggagggagggaggggaggcaggcaggcagggcatccatccctctgtccttgCATCAGTTATTGTATTATGCCAGCCCTCCCACCTGTTTCAGAGACATTAATGAATGATACCATCTGAGTGACAATCTGCCAACTCGTTAGCCCTGACACAGTTCCTATTAACAATGGCTGTTTTCTATACTGTAATTACACTGATGGGGTACATGATACTGTTCAGTCACCATCAATCCCTAGATCTACAGTAATATAAGTACACGACAACATGCTGTACTGTCACGGTTGTCGTAAGAAcaggaccaaggcgcagcggatgttgagttccacatatttaattCAAAGAGAAACTTAAACCAAACAAAATATATCACTAAACGAACAACTAAACGTGACGACAtggtgcacaaacacaaaacaatatcccacaaatgcAGGTGGGGAAAAagcctacctaaatatgatccccaattagaggaaacgattaccagctgcctctattTGGGAACAACACAAACCACCAACCTAGAAATCTATAAACTAGATAACCCCCCcagtcacgctctgacctaaaCACCGTAGAGAACCGAGggctctctatggccagggtgtgacatgtatGTTATACGCTCACCTCTTTGTTACAAAGCACTGTAGCTTTTTTTCTCTTTGTCAATGAAAGCCTCTCATTTTACAGTTAATCGATAATATTGCAAACTCATTTTTGCACGGACTAAAAGGAGGATGGTTATGAACAAACTACTCCACTCCAACGAGTGGCCATAAGAATGAGATGGCACACTAACACATGTCAGAAGGTGCTTTCAACTGGGATGTGGTAGTAGCCCtgtcctgcagtcaaatgacctagtggcctcacAGGTGGAGTGacattcatatttttcataattgaGTCATTAGTAAACattatttgatttttttaacgcagaaaatccggtgtttctatgtctAACAGTTCTGTTATATTTCAGTATTctatgatgtatataaagtgtaatattgggacgcAAACTCAAAATGGAATACATCAGATAATGACCAGATCTCCCAGTGGAAGAATGTCACTTAATCCTTCAATTTCTTTCCCCAACACCAGAATATGAATTGGTTGCAAGGCTGGATTTTCCCTAATGTTGTTGAGAGCCAAGAAGCTTGGCAAAAGGACAGACTATTTGTTTACTCAACTTTACTCGACTAGGCCACCTGTTCTTTGTACCTCGGTCAACAGCCACGTGGAATTCACATGATTTCACAAAGCTGGTATTTTAAAAGCTTGGATCCTTTACAACAAATGCAAAAACACTAAGTAAATGTTTCTCTCCAGATGTTTCAAAGGCAAGCACATTTTATTCTTCTTGAAAAGCGAGGGTAACACTTTACTTTACACCCAGTGTCATAATGTGTTATATAATATGTTTTTTCATCATCTTTTAAATACCTTGTAGAAAATGCACTTtctgacactgtcatgaagcattatgaccatcctgtgtcacttcacttggactaagaaaatacactttatgacactgtcatgaagcattatgaccctCCTTTGTCACTtcacttggactaagaaaatacactttatgacactgtcatgaagcattatgaccatcctgtgtcacttcacttggactaagaaaatacactttatgacactgtcatgaagcattatgatcATCCTGTGTCACTtcacttggactaagaaaatacactttatgacactgtcatgaagcattatgaccatcctgtgtcacttcaCTTGGACTTAGAAAATATACTTTATGAcagtgtcaagaagcattatgaccatcataatcatataagccagataTGCCTatcacgtacagttgaagtcagaagtttacatgcacttaggtcattttcaaccactccacaaatgtcttgttaacaaactgtagttttggcaagtcggttaggacatctcctttgtgcatgacacaagtaatctttccaacaattgtttacagacagattatttcacttataattcactgtatcacaattccagtgggtcagaagtttacatacactaaggtaactgtgcctttaaacagcttggaaaattccagaatatgatgtcattgctttaggagcttctgataggctaattgacatcatttgaggcaTTATTTGAGTCacccaagtctggttcatccttgggagcaatttccaaatgcctgaaagtaccatgttcatcagtacaaacaatggtacgcaagtataaacaccatgggaccacgcagccatcataccgctcaggaaggagatgcgttctgtctcctagagatggctaaggtgtatgtaaacctccgactttaactgtacatGTCCTTATATCAGTAAAAAAGAGGTTATCATGTCCTGCTCCTGATATCAGTCATCAGCCACAAAGAATTGGGGTtggtgcatgtctgacatcaatgtgtgcgCAATTACAATGATAATTAAATATgatcaattaaaaaaatatatataatatgaacATACTGTTGACATGTAGGCTATGGTGTGatggaatgttttgccttgtgtggtaggttttgtgggttttgacactcttatgtaggtgtcataaccagccataaaataacacaatgtatgtcacaacaggtctaaatatgtgtcatgacagtgttatgaccatattataacctggttatatctgtgtcatgacagtgttatgaccatattataacctggttatatctgtgtcatgacagtgttatgaccatattataacaggttatgACCATATTGTAACCTGGTTATATctgtgtcatgacagtgttatgaccatattataacaggttatgacatattataacctggttatatctgtgtcatgacagtgttatgaccatattataacaggttatgacatattataacctggttatatctgtgtcatgacagtgttatgaccatattataacctggttatatctgtgtcatgacagtgttatgaccatattataacagATTATGACATATTATAACCTCGTTATATCTGTGTCATAACGTGTTATGACGCTGgatgtcaagtaaagtgttaccaaagtGAGTCATAAACAGCAAATGTGAGCCAACAACAACAACTTTTTCATTGGGATTTTCCAAATAACATAATCAAGAAAACATTTTGGGGATTCTGATGGTACCACATTTTTTCAATAACACACTCTGGTGCTGCATTTATATCCACCTCCTTTCCTAGCAATAGACCAAACTGACACAGAAATTATAGATGTGCTGTGTCCTGTTCTGGTTTCATAATTCATACCCTATGAAATGATTTATCCCTCAGATGGTCTTTTCGGATACTAGTGGGCTCTGGCTGAGCTCCAGAtggggccagggttagggtttagacATGATCCCAATAATGGGTTGGCAAGAACAGAGATTTTGCAATCTCTCTGATTTTCGGGAATCAGATCTGAAGCTGTGTCCAGCAACATTCCCAGGGGTGGGCAGACAGGGGGTGAGTTCTCTCCTCAGCAGATATAAGCAATTGGTCCCATAACTTCTAAAGTACATTGTCTTTACAGAGGAGACACAGCTCAACATACAAACTGATATTTCCATCAAAATGTGGTATGTTATACCTTTCATATTCTTTCCTCAACGAAACCCTAGTTGCCTGACAATTGTTGTCGTTGCAGTACCAATCCAAATAAATCTCTGAAATGTCTTTGGACAAAGGATCTTTGTAATATGGCAGGGAAATGCAGGtgttatatctttcaaaaaacaTTCAAACTGCTCTAGCTAGAGACCTTTTCTAAATATAGATAAACATGCAAGTCCCGAGAAGCCCTAAGTAAAGGAACCGTGAGCTGTGGTACTGGTGAGTGTTTGGGCTCTGTCTGTCagttggctctgtgtgtgtgtactgtacccaTGTGTTCCTTCTGTCCACAGGTCATCCCTGGCAGTGCTCCTCGCAGCctcctgtgtctgtctggctCAGGTCAGAATCAAAATCAAAACCCAAGAATCACATGCAATGGATGAGATCTCAGGCAATTCAGGTAACTATCTAACTGACACATAACCCATTCCCTGCTTTATGCCAATACAGGCTTACTTCTTCTGATTTAGATTGAAATGTCAACAAAGGGAGAGGGATTAAatgttctgaatggagagaggaaaCGCGTTCAAACAAAAACAAGATCAAGGAGCATTGACACCCTTTCTTATCCCATGTCTATGTTAATGTTATGTTAAAGTTACTCCATTGACGCAGAATATCGCACAAAAATATTGGGCATACAAGTGCAAATCTTGTATTTCCAAAACATGTTATATTTGCTGGCACATTCTGACTGGTTCGTGTAAGGATATCACTCACATTTCAATTACACTGTCACTCTAATCTGATGTTCTGAAGCCAATCTTCACTATGGCTCCCCTCAGGCTACTCTGAGCTTAGCAGACACAAGCTGTTTCTATTCAGCCTGTTGGCCTCTGTAAGAGGAAGAGAATACAGTAGCTGTGGCCAAAATGAGGATGTCACCATCACTTTCAAGTGAGAACCTTGTTAAGTCTCACGGCTCACAGCTATTATCCCGATTATCTTAAAAATCGATTCAGCAGCGACACACATGAGATGGCAGGGATCAAAGAGAAGGCAAGCAGGGAAGAAAGAAAGGACAGATCCTCAGTCTCAACTTCCTCCAAGCTGAATTGTAAGATATGTCATTAGGAAAATCTACAGAGCATGAAAGCCTTTAAAAGTAAAATTCCTCGAAAAATCCACCTCTCATCAAGCGTTTCAAGGAAAATGTTTGAGAAGAGAAACGACACTAATTCCATCCTCATTTAGGTTTCTGCGTATTGTGACCCCCAAAGTAATTCTGTGAAAGCTAGCCTTGTCTGGCTCAAGTCATGACAACACTTATTTTTTCAGATAATAGTAGATGATTAATTAATTTACTGAGCTTCTGTCAGGTCAAGGTTCCACAAAGCTATTACCAAATGCTGTGTGTATTCAAGTGAATAGTGCTGATTTTAGCAAACTGGAACTGAAACTAAGGCTGGAATTGTATTGAGGCACATTTCATTTTTCTGCAATAATCTTTTACAGTTGTGTTTGAGTTGCACAGCAGTATGTGCTAGGTGGTGCGAGGGAGATGGGAGTGTTTTAAATATATAGAGATTGTATAGATTGTATacaaataatgttgttgtgttTCTTGCTCAGACCTGCGCTTCAGGCGTATGGTTGGGGGCACCCTGGCCCCTCATGTCCCCTGGCAGGCCATGGTCTACCTGAGTGAAAACGTCATGAACGGGGGCTTCGCTGGGGGAGCTCTAATCTCTGACCGCTGGGTCCTGACGGCTGGCAGGAACTTGTTTGTCAGGAAGAGTAGGCAGGACACCCAGGGGAAAGAACCAATCATCCCCAAGGTGTACCTAGGCATCACGCAACGCTCCCAAGCCAATGCTTCCAAAGAAGTTGCTGTTGAAAAGGTGAGCTAGTATGCCCATTACCATCTCTTTCAAACAATATTCAGACAATTCAGTATTTTCAGCAAGCAGAACTGCACTGGGCTCTCATCACTGGGCTCTCTCAGTCTTACAGGTAGTCAGAGCACAAATACAGTAGATCATCAAAAAGAGGTCCTATGAATGATTCCCTTCCCCCTTCTAGGTGGTTCTGCACCCAGGCTTCCAGAACGTGTCAGACTGGGACAACGACCTGGCTCTAATTCAGCTGAAGGAGCCATTCACACTGAGCGAGGATGTGATGCCCATCCCTCTGCCTGAGAGGGGTGAGGACCTGGCTGAGGCAGCCCAGAAGAAAGGCATCATCACAGGCTGGGGCTTGGGGGTCCACTTCACCCCCGCTGAGTCACTGAAACACCTGGTGTTGCCTGTGGTATCGCACGGCTTCTGTAAAGCAGAGTACAACCCCAGAGGCCAAGTGCTGAGCAGGACTCCTACCATAGACGACAACATGTTCTGTACTGGAGCCAGCAAGTACCAGGAGAATGTGTGCTTTGGGGATGCAGGCAGTGCCCTGGCAGTCCAGGACCCCAAAGACAGGAGAGTGTATGCTGCAGGGATCCTGTCCTTCGATAAGGCCTGTGCCAGGGAGAAATACGCTGTCTACATGAAGCTCTCTGCCTACATGCCTTGGATCAACAGTGTCCTCAGGGGCGACAGTGAGACATCAGCCAGTCTCCGCTCCAGTGTAATGTCTGACATGTATTCGAGGCAGTTGTAGCCTCCACTCAGCACAGTTTCAGATATGAGAGCCGGGGCTCATAATCTCCATTATGCCTTCGCAAACAAAGTCATTTTCTGCCTTGATCTTGTAAAACTCTCAAGTTATGACTTTCTTTGAGTGTGTGTCCTCGCCTGATTGAGTATGTCTTCCGATGTTGATTTCAAAGGATTTTCAATAAATTCATCTCTCTTAAGAAGTTTGGTTTCCGATGTTTCACCTTACAACTTTTATTCACATTTTCTTCAACTCCTATTAGAATGCTGGGAAACATGTTGTAGATAATCTCCCAAGCTGTAAGATGAGAGCATGTTAGAGCCATTAAAACAAGTAGGCTACAGCTAGGACTTGAGATGATTTgaatttaatttttaattttaatttaagtCATGGAATTATTAAGGACAAGATGTTATCTGGTCAAGGAGGATATTGTGATGAGATTCTAGCCACTAGATTTCTACGGCCTTTGTCA encodes the following:
- the LOC135504412 gene encoding haptoglobin-like gives rise to the protein MWSSLAVLLAASCVCLAQVRIKIKTQESHAMDEISGNSDLRFRRMVGGTLAPHVPWQAMVYLSENVMNGGFAGGALISDRWVLTAGRNLFVRKSRQDTQGKEPIIPKVYLGITQRSQANASKEVAVEKVVLHPGFQNVSDWDNDLALIQLKEPFTLSEDVMPIPLPERGEDLAEAAQKKGIITGWGLGVHFTPAESLKHLVLPVVSHGFCKAEYNPRGQVLSRTPTIDDNMFCTGASKYQENVCFGDAGSALAVQDPKDRRVYAAGILSFDKACAREKYAVYMKLSAYMPWINSVLRGDSETSASLRSSVMSDMYSRQL